A DNA window from Streptomyces canus contains the following coding sequences:
- a CDS encoding Arc family DNA-binding protein codes for MLKFTLRIPDDLHARLITQAETDRRSLNSEILHLLEVALTTVRADDESP; via the coding sequence ATGCTCAAGTTTACGCTGCGCATCCCCGACGACCTCCACGCCCGGCTGATCACTCAGGCAGAGACCGACCGCCGGTCCCTCAATTCCGAGATCCTGCATCTGCTTGAGGTCGCCCTCACCACCGTGCGGGCAGACGATGAATCGCCCTGA
- a CDS encoding RNA-guided endonuclease InsQ/TnpB family protein: MSRFRMYPTSKQEQQMLLHCAHARYVWNLAVEQHSHWNPGMKSAPGFAEQCRQLTEARRENEWLGAGNADVQQQALKDFAKAKTARFTSGFGEPTWRRKYLHEGFRVIGTDRVPEYEPDGSWKLNAKTGKQVMGRSVVVQKLNRRWAQVKVPGCGWVRFRLTRKELPDAKTFRVTLRNGQWHIAFAVIPAPIHAPGTGEVIGVDRGVTITAALSDGRTLNCPQLTTREQAQIRKHQRRAARAKKNSPAKAAEYARVAKLKAREVNRRKDWCEKTSTVLARTYDLVRFEKLNIKNMTRSAKGTAKAPGKQVAQKSGLNRAILAQGWGLLRQRTEHKAPGRVEDVPSPYTSLRCSACGWIDKKSRKSQADFECVSCGFTCNADTNAATNVAAGQGWIPHPRRSADAGGTTTATRRSSVREPQPTWVGIPLF; the protein is encoded by the coding sequence ATGTCACGTTTCCGGATGTACCCCACGAGCAAGCAGGAGCAGCAGATGCTGCTGCACTGCGCGCACGCGCGGTACGTGTGGAACCTGGCCGTCGAGCAGCACTCGCACTGGAATCCGGGCATGAAGTCCGCGCCGGGCTTCGCCGAGCAGTGCAGGCAGCTCACCGAGGCGCGGCGTGAGAACGAGTGGCTGGGTGCCGGGAACGCCGATGTGCAGCAGCAGGCCCTGAAGGACTTCGCGAAGGCCAAGACGGCCCGTTTCACCTCCGGGTTCGGTGAGCCGACCTGGCGTAGGAAATACCTGCATGAGGGCTTCCGCGTCATCGGCACCGACCGCGTACCGGAGTACGAGCCGGATGGCTCGTGGAAGTTGAACGCGAAGACCGGCAAGCAGGTCATGGGCCGTTCAGTGGTGGTGCAGAAGCTCAACCGGCGCTGGGCTCAGGTCAAGGTCCCCGGATGCGGCTGGGTCCGCTTCCGCCTCACCCGCAAAGAACTGCCCGACGCCAAGACTTTCCGGGTCACCCTTCGCAACGGCCAGTGGCATATCGCTTTCGCCGTCATCCCCGCCCCGATCCATGCGCCTGGAACCGGGGAAGTCATCGGTGTCGACCGCGGCGTGACTATCACCGCCGCCCTCTCCGACGGCCGCACGCTGAACTGCCCGCAGCTCACCACCCGCGAGCAGGCCCAGATCCGCAAGCACCAGCGCCGGGCGGCACGGGCCAAGAAAAACAGCCCCGCCAAGGCCGCCGAGTACGCACGGGTCGCCAAGCTCAAGGCGCGTGAGGTGAACCGGCGCAAGGACTGGTGCGAGAAGACCTCAACTGTGCTCGCCCGCACCTACGACCTGGTGCGGTTCGAGAAGCTGAACATCAAGAACATGACCCGCTCCGCGAAAGGGACGGCCAAGGCGCCGGGCAAGCAGGTGGCGCAGAAATCCGGACTGAACCGGGCGATCCTCGCCCAGGGCTGGGGCCTCCTGCGTCAACGCACCGAACACAAAGCTCCCGGCCGAGTTGAAGACGTCCCCTCCCCGTACACCTCCCTGCGGTGCAGCGCCTGCGGATGGATCGACAAGAAGTCACGCAAGAGCCAAGCTGACTTCGAGTGCGTATCCTGCGGCTTCACATGCAACGCAGACACCAACGCAGCAACGAACGTCGCGGCAGGACAGGGCTGGATTCCCCACCCTCGGCGCTCAGCCGATGCCGGAGGGACGACAACGGCCACCCGCCGTTCGAGCGTCCGTGAACCTCAACCCACCTGGGTTGGAATCCCCCTCTTTTAA
- the fxsT gene encoding FxSxx-COOH system tetratricopeptide repeat protein translates to MTEGQGERDPVRGFGDDLRGLYVAAGSPQYEALARRVGVAQSVLHEWVNGASIPSDKHRQSLDALVTVLGKLVRGEHRTYPTAWWEARRRAARQHRRTSAGRGGSRSVCRVLGPVPPEAECYQDRPHLRLTLETAAADGTSAPCELVTGMGGVGKTQLAACHARSALAAKRVDVLLWVTAASRAAVVDAYTSAAVQLLGAREDDPKAAHTFLNWLAIPPGSRSGSPVPGARWLIVLDDVPHAEAVRGLLPPPSPHGQTLITTRNRDAALLGPGRRRVEVDRFSREEAVAYLTAKLEAHGRNAEPVQVEGLAEDLGRLPLALSQTVPYMINRQLDCAAYRRRLADHARTLKDVLPPRTGLPDEQDLTVAAAWDLSIDLADQLPPQGLARPLLQLLSVLDPNGIPAAAITSAPARAHLARGGAYDAHPSSDAETTTDDATDALWNLHQFSLVEHSPQVAHRAVRVHRLVQRAVQERFSAGSRRHCGRTAADALVATWPDTERDTDLVGSLRANAAVLYEHFADALWEPEKHPVLSVMGHSLLEAGQVIAARDHWRRLAETARSRLGPDHRITLETLGTFANCLGESGDTVGAAAVYAELVQDAGRVLGARDRSVLITRSNRAMWRGRSGEWAQAADELTEILKDAVEVLGADSPETFQLRGNLAAFRGSSGDAAGAVEASAELLEIQRETLGPDHPDTLTTWNNYAYFLGESGEVTGAVEAFAELLEHRRRVLGDDHPMTLATRGNHAFRRGQAGDAAGAVEALTELLEHRRRVLGEGHPDTVTSRSNLALWKGWSGDAAGAAAEFAFVAADAERVFGADHPDTLVARARLGLWRGRAGDPVGAVAAYGELLEDQRRILRDDHDRIRSTLVEIARWSWIAGDREAALAAHDQLLENVTRHLGPHDPAVLDVRTGRAHHKGHTGDPAGAADELTHVVSSLLLTEGADSPHTLSALHGVLMWRMEAGDIDAAALVYARLTESLRRALEAGPQYLGLRHELACGRGEAGDREGAATAFGELTRNIQRPLGADASEAYTAASAAAYWRWRAGKGTPLAAHSARRELFIETFRVAAHL, encoded by the coding sequence ATGACGGAGGGGCAGGGGGAGAGGGACCCCGTTCGGGGCTTCGGGGACGACTTGCGTGGCCTCTATGTGGCCGCGGGCTCGCCGCAGTACGAGGCGCTCGCCCGCCGGGTGGGCGTGGCGCAGTCTGTCCTGCATGAATGGGTGAACGGTGCGTCGATTCCCTCGGACAAGCATCGGCAGTCTCTGGACGCTCTGGTGACGGTCCTGGGGAAGCTGGTCCGCGGGGAGCACCGGACGTACCCGACCGCTTGGTGGGAAGCCCGGCGCAGGGCGGCCCGGCAGCACAGGCGGACGAGCGCCGGCCGAGGCGGCTCCCGGTCGGTCTGCAGGGTCCTGGGGCCGGTCCCGCCCGAAGCAGAGTGCTACCAGGATCGGCCCCATCTGCGCCTGACGTTGGAGACCGCGGCGGCGGACGGCACCTCAGCGCCCTGCGAACTCGTGACCGGCATGGGCGGTGTCGGGAAGACCCAACTGGCAGCCTGTCACGCCCGTTCGGCCTTGGCGGCGAAACGGGTGGATGTACTGCTGTGGGTCACGGCGGCGTCGAGGGCGGCAGTCGTCGACGCGTACACGAGCGCGGCCGTTCAGCTCCTTGGAGCCAGGGAGGACGACCCCAAAGCCGCGCACACGTTCCTGAACTGGCTTGCGATTCCCCCGGGAAGCAGGTCCGGCTCCCCCGTTCCCGGGGCGCGCTGGCTGATCGTCTTGGACGACGTCCCGCACGCTGAAGCCGTACGTGGGCTGCTGCCTCCGCCCTCCCCTCACGGGCAGACCCTGATCACCACGCGGAACCGGGACGCGGCCCTCCTGGGGCCCGGGCGCCGGCGTGTCGAGGTCGACCGATTCAGCCGCGAGGAGGCCGTCGCGTACCTGACCGCGAAGCTGGAAGCCCACGGTCGAAACGCAGAGCCGGTACAGGTCGAGGGTCTGGCGGAGGACCTCGGCCGACTGCCTCTGGCCCTCTCCCAGACCGTGCCCTACATGATCAACAGGCAGCTGGACTGCGCGGCGTACCGCAGACGCCTGGCCGACCACGCGAGAACCCTGAAGGACGTGCTGCCGCCGCGCACCGGCCTTCCGGACGAACAGGACCTGACCGTGGCTGCGGCCTGGGACCTGTCCATCGACCTGGCCGATCAACTGCCTCCCCAAGGCCTGGCGCGCCCCCTGCTCCAGCTGCTGTCCGTCCTCGACCCCAATGGGATCCCAGCCGCCGCGATCACATCGGCCCCCGCTCGCGCCCATCTCGCTCGTGGCGGCGCGTACGACGCACACCCCTCGTCCGATGCCGAGACGACGACCGACGACGCCACGGACGCCCTGTGGAATCTGCATCAGTTCAGCCTCGTCGAGCACAGTCCTCAGGTGGCGCACCGAGCGGTTCGTGTCCACCGGCTCGTCCAGCGCGCGGTCCAGGAGCGCTTCAGCGCGGGGAGCCGTCGCCACTGCGGCCGGACTGCGGCCGACGCACTCGTCGCAACCTGGCCCGACACCGAACGTGACACGGACCTCGTCGGCTCCCTGCGTGCGAACGCCGCCGTTCTGTACGAGCACTTCGCCGACGCGTTGTGGGAACCGGAGAAGCACCCGGTGCTGTCCGTGATGGGGCACAGCCTCTTGGAGGCGGGCCAGGTGATCGCGGCCCGGGACCACTGGCGGCGGCTGGCGGAGACGGCCCGGTCGCGACTTGGCCCGGATCACCGGATCACCCTGGAGACGCTTGGGACGTTCGCGAACTGCCTGGGGGAGTCGGGGGACACCGTCGGGGCGGCCGCCGTCTATGCAGAACTGGTACAGGACGCGGGCCGAGTGCTCGGCGCACGGGACAGGAGCGTCCTGATCACCCGCTCCAACAGGGCGATGTGGCGGGGGCGATCGGGGGAGTGGGCGCAGGCCGCCGACGAGTTGACCGAGATCCTCAAGGACGCGGTGGAGGTGCTCGGCGCGGACAGTCCCGAGACCTTCCAGCTCCGGGGGAACCTTGCGGCTTTCCGCGGAAGCTCGGGAGACGCGGCCGGTGCTGTCGAGGCATCCGCCGAACTGCTGGAGATCCAGCGGGAGACGCTGGGGCCCGACCATCCCGACACCCTGACCACCTGGAACAACTACGCCTATTTCCTGGGAGAGTCGGGCGAGGTGACCGGGGCGGTCGAGGCCTTCGCCGAACTGCTGGAGCATCGCAGGAGGGTCCTGGGGGACGATCACCCGATGACTCTCGCCACCAGGGGCAACCACGCCTTCCGCCGGGGGCAGGCGGGTGATGCGGCCGGTGCCGTCGAGGCTCTCACCGAATTGCTGGAGCACCGCAGGCGGGTTCTCGGGGAAGGACACCCCGACACGGTCACCAGCAGAAGCAATCTGGCCCTGTGGAAAGGGTGGTCGGGGGACGCGGCAGGAGCGGCCGCCGAGTTCGCCTTCGTCGCGGCGGACGCGGAACGCGTATTCGGCGCGGACCACCCCGACACGCTGGTGGCTCGTGCCCGACTCGGCCTCTGGCGAGGGCGGGCCGGCGATCCTGTCGGGGCCGTCGCCGCATACGGCGAATTGCTGGAAGACCAAAGGCGGATCCTGCGCGACGACCACGATCGCATCCGTTCCACGCTGGTCGAGATCGCCCGCTGGAGCTGGATCGCGGGCGACCGCGAAGCGGCTCTCGCCGCGCACGACCAGTTGCTCGAGAACGTGACGCGACATCTGGGTCCCCATGACCCGGCCGTCCTCGATGTCAGGACGGGTCGCGCCCACCACAAGGGACACACGGGGGATCCCGCAGGCGCCGCGGACGAGCTCACCCACGTGGTCTCCTCCCTCTTGCTCACGGAGGGTGCCGACAGTCCCCACACACTCTCCGCCCTACACGGCGTGTTGATGTGGCGCATGGAGGCGGGTGACATCGACGCGGCCGCCCTCGTGTACGCGAGGCTGACGGAAAGTCTGCGCCGGGCCCTGGAGGCGGGCCCGCAGTACCTGGGGCTGCGCCACGAGCTCGCCTGCGGGCGTGGCGAGGCCGGAGACCGGGAGGGGGCGGCGACCGCGTTCGGCGAACTGACCCGGAACATCCAGCGGCCCCTCGGCGCCGATGCGTCGGAGGCGTACACCGCCGCTTCCGCCGCGGCCTACTGGCGTTGGCGCGCGGGAAAGGGAACGCCACTCGCAGCCCATTCAGCGCGCCGTGAGCTTTTCATCGAGACGTTCAGGGTCGCCGCCCACCTGTGA
- a CDS encoding FadR/GntR family transcriptional regulator, which translates to MTDALRPMTKPRLYEQVLDRLRQYVAEGGLRAGDRLPPERDLATRLGVSRASVKQAIVVLEVQGLVEARHGGGTYLVRDSLDVEPVDKMVERRRRLPDVLDAREALETKLAELAAERRTDEDLVAMRMALAKMAGEIEDGGHGIEGDRLFHAAVTAAAHSALLAEFMRSIADQIAESRTESLRQPHRPERSLAQHRAILDAIALQRPGQAASAMRRHVRTVAKVRLLDWEPDPTDQ; encoded by the coding sequence GTGACCGACGCCCTGCGCCCCATGACCAAGCCGCGGCTCTACGAGCAGGTGCTCGACCGGCTGCGCCAGTACGTTGCCGAGGGCGGGCTCCGGGCCGGCGACCGGCTCCCGCCCGAGCGCGACCTGGCCACCCGCCTCGGCGTCAGCCGGGCCTCCGTGAAGCAGGCGATCGTCGTGCTGGAGGTCCAGGGCCTGGTCGAGGCACGGCACGGCGGCGGGACGTATCTCGTCCGGGACAGCCTCGACGTCGAGCCCGTCGACAAGATGGTCGAGCGGCGCCGGCGCCTGCCCGACGTCCTCGACGCCCGCGAGGCCCTGGAGACCAAGCTCGCCGAACTGGCCGCCGAGCGCCGCACGGACGAGGACCTGGTCGCCATGCGTATGGCCCTCGCCAAGATGGCCGGGGAGATCGAGGACGGCGGTCACGGCATCGAGGGCGACCGGCTGTTCCACGCGGCCGTCACCGCCGCCGCGCACAGCGCTCTGCTCGCGGAGTTCATGCGCTCCATCGCCGACCAGATCGCCGAGAGCCGCACCGAGTCCCTGCGCCAGCCGCACCGCCCCGAGCGTTCCCTCGCCCAGCACCGGGCGATCCTCGACGCGATCGCCCTCCAGCGCCCGGGCCAGGCGGCCTCGGCGATGCGCCGCCATGTCCGCACGGTGGCGAAGGTACGGCTGCTGGACTGGGAGCCGGACCCGACGGACCAGTAG
- a CDS encoding SLC13 family permease: protein MSPELISILVLVVVFVIATTRSVNMGALAFAAAFAVGELVADLDADGIFAGFPGDLFVVLVGVTYLFAIARANGTTDWLVHASIRLVRGRVALIPWVMFAITGALTAIGAVSPAAVAIVAPIALSFAARYGISPLLMGAMVVHGAQGGGFSPISIYGTIVNGIVEREHLPGNEVFLFLASLIVNLVIAGVMFVLFGGLKLWSQGAVPLDETAGAAGAPDRRDASDGGTGVDTAPSSGTGPATAVATRTQAPGTTRLTPARIATLTALVALVVAVLAFDLDAGLTSITLAVILSAAWPEDSRKAVGQIAWSTVLLICGVLTYVGVLEEIGTIKWAGEGVGGIGVPLLAAVLLCYIGAIVSAFASSVGIMGALIPLAVPFLAQGEIGAVGMVAALAVSATVVDVSPFSTNGALVLAAAPDVDRERFFRQLMIYGGIVVAVVPAVVWLVLVVPGFG from the coding sequence ATGTCCCCAGAACTCATCTCGATCCTCGTCCTGGTCGTGGTGTTCGTCATCGCCACCACCCGGTCCGTCAACATGGGCGCCCTCGCCTTCGCCGCCGCCTTCGCCGTGGGCGAGCTCGTCGCCGACCTCGACGCGGACGGCATCTTCGCCGGCTTCCCCGGCGACCTGTTCGTCGTCCTCGTCGGCGTGACGTACCTGTTCGCGATCGCGCGGGCCAACGGCACCACGGACTGGCTCGTCCACGCGTCCATCCGGCTCGTGCGCGGGCGGGTGGCGCTCATCCCGTGGGTGATGTTCGCGATCACCGGCGCGCTGACGGCGATCGGCGCGGTCAGCCCGGCCGCGGTCGCGATCGTCGCACCGATCGCACTGAGCTTCGCCGCGCGGTACGGGATCAGCCCGTTGCTGATGGGCGCGATGGTCGTGCACGGCGCCCAGGGCGGCGGTTTCTCACCGATCAGCATCTACGGCACGATCGTCAACGGCATCGTCGAGCGCGAGCACCTCCCGGGCAACGAGGTGTTCCTCTTCCTGGCCTCGCTCATCGTCAACCTCGTCATCGCGGGCGTGATGTTCGTACTGTTCGGCGGGCTGAAGCTGTGGTCGCAGGGTGCGGTCCCGCTGGACGAGACGGCAGGGGCCGCGGGTGCTCCCGACAGGCGGGACGCATCGGACGGCGGCACCGGCGTCGACACCGCCCCCTCCTCCGGCACCGGCCCCGCCACCGCCGTGGCCACCCGCACCCAGGCCCCCGGCACCACCCGTCTCACCCCCGCCCGGATCGCCACCCTCACCGCTCTGGTCGCCCTCGTCGTCGCCGTCCTCGCCTTCGACCTCGACGCCGGGCTCACGTCCATCACCCTCGCGGTCATCCTCAGCGCCGCCTGGCCGGAGGACAGCCGCAAAGCGGTCGGGCAGATCGCCTGGTCCACGGTGCTGCTGATCTGCGGTGTCCTCACCTACGTCGGCGTGCTGGAGGAGATCGGCACGATCAAGTGGGCCGGTGAGGGCGTCGGCGGCATCGGCGTCCCGCTGCTGGCCGCCGTACTGCTGTGCTACATCGGCGCGATCGTCTCCGCGTTCGCCTCGTCCGTGGGGATCATGGGGGCGCTGATCCCCCTCGCCGTGCCGTTCCTCGCTCAGGGCGAGATCGGGGCGGTCGGGATGGTGGCGGCGCTGGCCGTGTCGGCGACGGTCGTGGACGTGAGCCCGTTCTCGACCAACGGCGCGCTGGTGCTGGCCGCGGCACCGGACGTGGACCGCGAGCGTTTCTTCCGCCAGCTGATGATCTACGGAGGCATCGTGGTGGCAGTGGTACCCGCGGTGGTGTGGCTGGTGTTGGTGGTTCCGGGCTTCGGGTAG
- a CDS encoding acyl-CoA synthetase codes for MTSLFPALRGATADRPALRFGDRSLTYAQLAAATGALAGRLAQYDRVAVWATAELETAVAVVAALEAGVAAVPLNPKSGEKELGHILNDSTPGLLLVPPGTELPAAVGDLERVDIDVHGTVGGTAPDSAARDGDPALVVYTSGTTGPPKGAVLPRRAIATTLDALAEAWQWTSDDILVHGLPLFHVHGLVLGILGPLRRGGSVRHLGRFSTEGVARELNAGATMLFGVPTMYHRIAETLAGDPELVKALGGARLLVSGSAALPVHDHERITAMTGRRVIERYGMTETLMNTSVRADGEPRAGTVGVPLPGVELRLVEEDGSPIMSYDGETVGEIQVRGPNLFTEYLNRPDATAAAFTADGWFRTGDMAVRDADGYVRIVGRKATDLIKSGGYKIGAGEIENALLEHPGVREAAVTGEPDPDLGERIVAWIVPEDPQSAPSLDELADHVAARLAPHKRPRVVHHLTALPRNDMGKIMKRALHG; via the coding sequence GTGACCTCTCTCTTCCCGGCGCTCAGGGGCGCCACGGCGGACCGTCCCGCCCTGCGGTTCGGCGACCGCTCACTCACCTACGCGCAACTCGCGGCCGCGACCGGCGCCCTGGCGGGCCGTCTCGCGCAGTACGACCGCGTGGCCGTCTGGGCGACCGCGGAACTGGAGACCGCGGTGGCCGTGGTGGCGGCGCTGGAGGCCGGTGTCGCCGCGGTACCGCTCAACCCGAAGTCCGGGGAGAAGGAGCTCGGGCACATCCTGAACGACAGCACGCCGGGCCTTCTGCTCGTCCCGCCGGGCACCGAACTACCCGCCGCCGTTGGGGACTTGGAGCGCGTCGACATCGACGTGCACGGCACTGTCGGGGGCACCGCCCCCGACAGTGCGGCGCGGGACGGCGACCCCGCCCTGGTCGTCTACACCTCCGGCACCACCGGCCCGCCGAAGGGGGCCGTGCTCCCCCGCCGGGCGATCGCCACCACGCTGGACGCCCTCGCCGAGGCCTGGCAGTGGACGTCGGACGACATCCTGGTGCACGGCCTGCCCCTCTTCCATGTGCACGGCCTGGTCCTCGGCATCCTCGGCCCGCTCCGCCGCGGCGGCTCGGTCCGTCACCTCGGCCGCTTCAGCACGGAAGGGGTGGCCCGCGAACTGAACGCCGGCGCGACCATGCTCTTCGGCGTCCCGACGATGTACCACCGCATCGCCGAAACCCTGGCGGGGGACCCCGAGTTGGTGAAGGCACTGGGCGGGGCCCGGCTGCTCGTCTCCGGCTCGGCGGCACTCCCCGTGCACGACCACGAGCGCATCACGGCCATGACCGGCCGCCGGGTCATCGAGCGCTACGGCATGACGGAGACCCTCATGAACACCAGCGTGCGTGCGGACGGCGAGCCACGCGCCGGGACCGTGGGCGTACCGCTGCCGGGCGTGGAGCTGCGGCTGGTGGAGGAGGACGGGTCGCCGATCATGTCGTACGACGGCGAGACGGTCGGCGAGATCCAGGTGCGCGGTCCGAACCTGTTCACCGAGTACCTCAACCGGCCGGACGCGACCGCGGCCGCGTTCACGGCGGACGGCTGGTTCCGCACGGGGGACATGGCGGTCCGGGACGCGGACGGATACGTCCGGATCGTCGGCCGGAAGGCCACCGACCTGATCAAGAGCGGGGGTTACAAGATCGGGGCGGGCGAGATCGAGAACGCGCTGCTGGAGCACCCGGGGGTGCGGGAGGCCGCCGTGACCGGGGAGCCGGACCCGGATCTGGGTGAGCGGATCGTGGCGTGGATCGTCCCGGAGGATCCCCAGTCCGCGCCCTCTCTGGACGAGTTGGCTGACCACGTGGCCGCCCGTCTCGCGCCCCACAAGCGCCCGCGGGTCGTCCACCACCTCACCGCCCTCCCCCGCAACGACATGGGGAAGATCATGAAGCGGGCGCTGCATGGCTGA
- a CDS encoding carboxyl transferase domain-containing protein — MAERPSAERLSAREVVALVADDFAEIPYPERQSQPDGPLAWQGYDASRARAAERTGEQESVICGTARIEGTRAVLIAFEFGFLGGSLGERTGDRLEAAYTYAREHRLPVVPLVATGGSRMQEGMLALTQLQRVARQSALTREAGLPQIAVLRDPTTGGGWATLGAGADVILALPGAQVGFAGSRVRPPDADASAYTAEAQVAAGAADAVVRPEELRRTLGMWLRLLARPSDSAGDVTADGRTTEAAPVPRHPTPGSTGSSPPDPTGATCPTPRTEPAGHPASGNTDPTSTDPTGATRPTPPDATGAPQLAPPDVPAGPPTPGITNPTPPDPTDAPHPTPRAEPAPVPVPLGATDLPATGWDAVRRARSVERPRAAAYLDAYFTHRAAISGDRCGGTDPGMLCGFGEHEGRTIAYAAQTGTATRPAGYRTAGRLIRLADRLGIPVLTLVDTPGAANDAEAERQGAGAAISDLFSTVASARTPITTLLIGEGGSGGALALAAPGATYATPDSYFSVIAPEPAAAILKRPREEVEATADQLRIRPQDLVELGVIARSEGRTLP; from the coding sequence ATGGCTGAGCGCCCGTCCGCTGAGCGGCTGTCCGCCCGCGAGGTCGTGGCCCTGGTGGCCGACGACTTCGCCGAAATCCCGTACCCCGAACGGCAGTCGCAGCCCGACGGCCCGCTCGCCTGGCAGGGCTACGACGCCTCGCGCGCCCGTGCCGCCGAACGCACCGGCGAGCAGGAGTCGGTCATCTGCGGCACTGCGCGCATCGAGGGCACCCGAGCCGTCCTGATCGCCTTCGAGTTCGGCTTCCTCGGCGGCTCGCTGGGCGAACGCACCGGCGACCGTCTGGAGGCGGCGTACACGTACGCCCGCGAACACCGGCTTCCCGTGGTCCCGTTGGTGGCCACGGGCGGCAGCCGTATGCAGGAGGGCATGCTCGCCCTGACCCAACTCCAGCGTGTGGCACGCCAGTCGGCTCTCACCCGGGAGGCAGGTCTCCCCCAGATCGCGGTACTGCGCGACCCCACCACGGGCGGCGGCTGGGCCACCCTGGGCGCCGGCGCGGACGTGATCCTCGCCCTCCCGGGCGCCCAGGTCGGCTTCGCCGGCTCCCGGGTCCGCCCTCCGGACGCCGACGCGTCGGCGTACACGGCGGAGGCCCAGGTGGCGGCGGGCGCGGCGGACGCGGTCGTACGACCGGAGGAGCTGCGGCGGACGCTGGGAATGTGGCTGCGGTTGCTGGCGAGACCGTCGGACAGTGCCGGCGACGTGACCGCGGACGGTCGCACCACCGAGGCGGCGCCCGTCCCCCGACACCCGACACCCGGCAGCACCGGCTCCTCACCGCCGGACCCGACCGGTGCGACCTGCCCCACACCACGCACCGAACCCGCAGGACATCCCGCATCCGGAAACACCGACCCCACCTCCACGGACCCGACCGGCGCGACCCGCCCCACACCTCCAGACGCGACCGGTGCGCCCCAGCTCGCCCCACCCGACGTCCCCGCAGGACCACCCACACCCGGCATCACCAACCCCACCCCGCCGGACCCAACCGACGCACCCCACCCCACACCACGCGCCGAACCCGCCCCCGTCCCGGTCCCTCTCGGCGCCACCGATCTCCCCGCCACCGGGTGGGACGCGGTCCGGCGTGCCCGTTCTGTCGAGCGGCCGCGCGCGGCCGCCTACCTGGACGCCTACTTCACCCACCGCGCTGCCATCTCCGGGGACCGCTGCGGCGGCACCGACCCGGGCATGCTGTGCGGCTTCGGCGAGCACGAGGGCCGCACCATCGCCTACGCCGCCCAGACCGGCACGGCGACCCGCCCCGCCGGCTACCGCACTGCCGGCCGCCTGATCCGCCTCGCGGACCGGCTGGGCATCCCGGTGCTCACCCTGGTGGACACCCCGGGCGCGGCCAACGACGCGGAGGCCGAACGTCAGGGTGCGGGCGCGGCCATCTCCGACCTGTTCAGCACGGTCGCCTCCGCCCGCACCCCGATCACCACCCTCCTCATCGGCGAGGGCGGCTCCGGCGGCGCGCTGGCCCTGGCGGCACCCGGCGCCACGTACGCCACCCCGGACAGCTATTTCTCCGTGATCGCACCCGAACCGGCGGCGGCGATCCTCAAGCGACCGCGGGAGGAGGTCGAGGCGACGGCGGACCAACTGCGGATCCGGCCACAGGACCTGGTGGAGCTCGGGGTGATCGCCCGCTCCGAGGGGAGAACACTGCCGTAG
- a CDS encoding rod shape-determining protein, with the protein MTASLEQLRRCHFAVDLGAARTRVYVKGAGLVVDQPSAAAVNTRTGALIAVGEFAEKMTGRTPDYIRVVRPVSGGTVVDIEMAQRMLRHLLGDKIRRSLRRKPRLRAAACTPHDADPLARRATIETLVGLGARRVELVDTLIAAAVGCGLPVERPEATMIMVCGAAATQVAVLSLGSIVTAERIPVGGEAVDHAIVQHLRHEHELMLPSQSVRPLQLALSSNGLTSHGPASTEIHGRDVATGLARSVQVDTAAVRDAIETPLTAVLDGIGRVLRNCPPDLVADLADRGIMMVGGSALLPGLDQMLRHATGMPVQIAEQPGVCAVQGLGYMLEGRIEPLSLDPLAT; encoded by the coding sequence ATGACCGCCAGTCTGGAGCAGCTGCGCCGCTGCCACTTCGCCGTCGACCTGGGTGCGGCGAGGACGCGGGTGTACGTGAAGGGGGCCGGGCTCGTCGTCGACCAGCCGTCCGCCGCCGCCGTGAACACCCGGACCGGCGCGCTGATCGCGGTCGGTGAGTTCGCCGAGAAGATGACGGGCCGCACCCCCGACTACATCCGCGTCGTACGGCCCGTCTCCGGCGGTACCGTCGTCGACATCGAGATGGCCCAGCGCATGCTGCGCCATCTGCTCGGCGACAAGATCCGCCGCAGTCTGCGCCGCAAGCCCCGGCTCCGGGCCGCCGCCTGCACCCCGCACGACGCCGATCCGCTGGCCCGGCGCGCGACGATCGAGACCCTGGTGGGACTCGGGGCGCGGCGCGTGGAGCTCGTGGACACCCTCATCGCCGCCGCGGTCGGCTGCGGGCTGCCCGTCGAGCGGCCCGAGGCCACCATGATCATGGTGTGCGGGGCCGCCGCCACCCAGGTCGCCGTGCTCTCCCTCGGGTCGATCGTGACCGCCGAGCGCATCCCGGTCGGCGGTGAGGCCGTCGATCACGCGATCGTGCAGCACCTGCGTCACGAGCACGAGCTGATGCTGCCCAGTCAGTCCGTACGGCCGCTGCAGCTCGCCCTCTCCAGCAACGGCCTCACCTCGCACGGCCCCGCCTCCACCGAGATCCACGGACGGGACGTGGCCACCGGTCTCGCCCGCTCCGTGCAGGTCGACACCGCCGCCGTGCGGGACGCGATCGAGACCCCGCTGACCGCCGTGCTCGACGGCATCGGCCGGGTGCTGCGCAACTGCCCGCCCGACCTCGTGGCCGACCTCGCCGACCGCGGGATCATGATGGTGGGCGGCTCGGCCCTGCTGCCGGGACTCGACCAGATGCTGCGGCACGCCACCGGGATGCCGGTGCAGATCGCCGAGCAGCCCGGCGTCTGCGCCGTACAGGGACTGGGGTACATGCTGGAGGGCCGTATCGAGCCGCTGTCGCTGGACCCGCTGGCCACCTGA